Proteins from a genomic interval of Rosa chinensis cultivar Old Blush chromosome 2, RchiOBHm-V2, whole genome shotgun sequence:
- the LOC112183883 gene encoding uncharacterized protein LOC112183883 gives MEVLAWNCRGLNNPAVVQALKLLIQQRKPSFIFLSETKIDDWEYMNSLRLQIGYLNCEAVFSEGQSGGVALFWADGLDVCFLSKSRSHVDVEVRETDGSGVVWRLTGLYGNPVTADRHLTWALLRSLWAESALPWVVVGDMNELLHAYEKEGGVVRLERQMQPFRDALSQCDLFDLGFHGSPFTWRGPGMRSRLDRAVASVTWSDIFQAARVLHLPLVHGDHVPILVGVFAGIPPTMGRRRHRFRFESFWTLHEGCRNVVKAGWEPEVNGLRMQQEECSALTAKLEGLLAEEDVYWKQRSKVTWLADGDRNTKFFHRKASNRRAKNRLTGLFDYNGVWHDTSQGMEDVVLHYFSSMFKSNDINSIHMRNVVGLLQPKVTADMNFDLCAPYSALEIRAALFQMYPTKAPGPDVKDPVSVTDLRPIALCNVIYKICSKVIANRLKKILSKIISPCQSAFIPGRLIIDNTLVANEVSHFIHNCYSSTEGVFSLKLDMSKAYDRMEWNFLEAVLLRLGFAKSWVGVIMKCVTTVKYAFLINGQPRGHLTPTRGLRQGDPLSPYLFLLCTEVFSTLLERKVGYGELQGIKVCEGAPTIHHLLFADDSLLFGKATLHECLHIQNVLHDYELASGQQINFSKSSIVFSKRVPEVDKCAMAGFLGVSIDAKHETYLGLPTYLGRNRTEPFAYIKEKLSKKLAGWQGKLLSSAGKDLLIRVVAQALPSYAMSCFLLPKGFCDDLHQMCARFWWGSKSNERKIHWKSWERLCRSKEEGGMGFRDLHAHNLALLAKQGWRLLRNPGTLVSRLFKAIYFPDSSFLEAPAPNHASACWRGIFAASSVLRGGIRW, from the exons ATGGAGGTTTTGGcgtggaattgtcgtggtttgaaTAACCCGGCGGTAGTACAGGCGTTGAAGCTTTTGATTCAACAAAGGAAGCCTTCTTTTATCTTCCTGTCAGAGACCAAGATTGATGATTGGGAATACATGAATTCCTTACGTCTGCAAATTGGGTACTTGAATTGTGAGGCTGTTTTCAGTGAGGGTCAGTCCGGTGGAGTTGCTCTCTTCTGGGCTGATGGTTTAGATGTTTGCTTCCTGTCAAAATCCAGGAGCCATGTTGATGTGGAGGTCAGAGAGACTGATGGGTCTGGTGTGGTATGGAGGCTGACAGGTTTGTACGGTAATCCAGTGACGGCGGACCGCCATTTGACTTGGGCACTGCTACGATCTCTGTGGGCCGAGTCGGCGCTGCCTTGGGTGGTTGTCGGAGATATGAATGAGTTGTTGCATGCTTATGAGAAGGAAGGCGGCGTGGTGCGCCTGGAAAGGCAGATGCAGCCTTTTAGGGATGCATTGTCTCAGTGTGACCTCTTTGATTTGGGCTTTCATGGCTCGCCATTCACATGGCGTGGGCCAGGGATGAGGAGTAGGCTGGACCGGGCGGTTGCATCCGTCACCTGGTCAGACATTTTTCAGGCGGCACGAGTTTTACATCTGCCTCTTGTCCATGGTGATCATGTCCCTATCTTGGTGGGTGTGTTTGCTGGAATTCCACCTACTATGGGGCGGCGGAGACACCGCTTTCGCTTTGAGAGTTTTTGGACCCTTCATGAGGGTTGCCGGAATGTGGTTAAGGCAGGTTGGGAGCCTGAGGTGAATGGTTTGCGTATGCAgcag GAGGAATGTTCTGCTCTTACTGCAAAGTTGGAAGGTTTATTGGCAGAAGAGGATGTGTACTGGAAGCAGCGTTCCAAAGTGACTTGGTTAGCAGATGGCGACAGGAACACTAAGTTTTTTCACAGGAAAGCTTCCAACCGCAGAGCTAAAAACAGATTGACAGGATTATTTGATTATAATGGTGTCTGGCATGATACATCTCAAGGGATGGAAGATGTGGTGTTGCACTATTTTTCCAGTATGTTTAAATCTAATGATATTAATTCTATTCATATGCGAAATGTTGTTGGGCTTCTGCAGCCTAAGGTGACTGCGGATATGAATTTCGACTTGTGTGCTCCTTATTCTGCTTTGGAAATTAGGGCTGCTTTGTTTCAAATGTATCCGACGAAAGCCCCAGGACCTGATG TAAAAGATCCAGTGTCGGTTACTGATTTACGGCCTATTGCTTTGTGTAATGTGATCTATAAGATTTGTTCAAAAGTGATTGCTAACAGGTTGAAGAAGATTTTATCAAAGATTATATCTCCATGTCAGAGTGCTTTTATCCCTGGGAGATTAATTATAGATAATACTCTTGTGGCAAATGAGGTATCACATTTTATTCATAATTGTTACTCTAGCACTGAGGGGGTCTTCTCTTTGAAGCTTGACATGAGTAAGGCTTATGATCGCATGGAGTGGAATTTTCTGGAAGCTGTTCTCCTGAGATTGGGCTTTGCAAAGTCGTGGGTGGGAGTGATTATGAAGTGTGTGACTACTGTGAAGTATGCCTTTCTGATAAACGGTCAGCCTAGGGGCCATTTGACTCCTACTAGGGGGCTTCGACAAGGTGATCCTTTATCACCTTACTTGTTTCTTCTGTGCACGGAAGTTTTTTCAACTTTGCTTGAGCGTAAAGTCGGGTATGGTGAGTTGCAGGGTATTAAAGTCTGTGAGGGTGCTCCTACTATTCATCACTTATTATTTGCGGACGATAGTTTGTTGTTTGGAAAAGCTACTTTGCATGAGTGTCTTCATATCCAGAATGTTCTGCATGATTACGAGTTAGCTTCTGGTCAGCAGATTAATTTTTCTAAGAGCAGTATTGTTTTTAGTAAGAGAGTTCCAGAGGTGGACAAGTGTGCTATGGCAGGTTTCTTGGGTGTCTCTATTGACGCTAAGCATGAGACATATTTGGGACTGCCTACTTATTTGGGGAGGAATAGGACTGAGCCTTTTGCTTATATCAAGGAGAAATTGAGTAAAAAGTTAGCTGGTTGGCAGGGAAAACTACTGAGTAGTGCTGGTAAGGACCTACTTATAAGGGTGGTGGCACAGGCTTTGCCATCCTATGCTATGAGCTGTTTTTTGCTTCCAAAGGGGTTTTGTGATGATTTACATCAGATGTGTGCTCGATTCTGGTGGGGGAGTAAGTCCAATGAACGTAAAATTCATTGGAAGTCTTGGGAACGTCTTTGTCGTTCCAAAGAGGAGGGTGGTATGGGGTTTCGTGATCTGCACGCCCATAACCTAGCTCTACTTGCTAAACAGGGTTGGAGGTTACTTCGCAATCCAGGCACCTTAGTCAGTCGTTTGTTTAAGGCTATATACTTTCCTGACTCTTCTTTTTTGGAGGCTCCAGCCCCAAATCATGCTTCTGCTTGTTGGAGAGGTATTTTTGCTGCTAGTTCGGTGTTGAGAGGAGGGATCCGTTGGTAG